Proteins from a single region of Apium graveolens cultivar Ventura chromosome 7, ASM990537v1, whole genome shotgun sequence:
- the LOC141673768 gene encoding putative mitochondrial protein AtMg00860 — translation MTPLELQELKEQLQELLDRRFITSSVSPWGAPVLFMKKKDSFMRLCINYRELIKVFHDYLNKFVVVFIDDILMYSKSREKHAEHLCILLDILREKKLFVKFSKCEFGLEEVAFLGHIMSGRGIELDPTKVEAIANLPRPSNVINVMSFLGLADYYRHFLEGFSSIALPLTQLMRKGVKFE, via the exons ATGACACCACTtgagttgcaagaattgaaggagcaGTTGCAGGAGTTATTGGATAGGAGATTTATCACATcaagtgtgtctccatggggcgCTCCTGTGTTGTTTATGAAGAAGAAAGATAGTTTCATGAGATTGTGCATTAATTACAGGGAGTTGATTAAG GTCTTTCATGATTATCTAAATAAATTTGTGGTGGTCTTCATTGATGATATCTTGATGTACTCTAAAAGCAGAGAGAAGCATGCAGAGCATTTATGCATTCTTCTTGACATCTTGAGGGAGAAGAAATTGTTTGtaaaattttcaaagtgtgaattcgggttggaggaagtggcattctTGGGGCATATTATGTCTGGTAGGGGCATTGAGTTAGATCCTACGAAAGTCGAGGCTATAGCTAATTTGCCCAGACCTAGTAACGTGATAAATGTTATGAGTTTCTTGGGTTTAGCAGATTATTATCGGCATTTTCTGGAAGGTTTCTCATCCATAGCTTTGCCATTAACTCAACTAATGAGGAAGGGCGTTAAATTCGAGTGA